The genome window AGTAGCGACGCTCGATTGGGACAGCAGGACGGAGAAGCCACATAGGCGTTGTCAAAGGTCATGCCTTGCTCGGCCAGTGACTGCAAAGTCGGGGTTCGAGCATCGGGAGATCCGTAGACTGACGTATCCAGGCGACCCAGGTCATCGGAGATTAGAACCACGATGTTGGGTAAGTCCGCAGCTTGAATGATGATAGGGACCAAAAAGAGGGTGAGAATCAGGGGTAGTTTTTTCATGTAGAATGACCAACGCTGTCAGAGACGAAGTTTAGAACCAACCCAATAATCCCAAATACCGCAGTTGAATGATGAAAATGGCAAGTGAACTTCGCCGAAGCGTCGGGGTATCTGCTTCAGCGGCGATCTTTGGGTTAAAGATGCCAAGCTGGGGCTTGGCGTTCCCAGGGAATCTTAGCTGAAGCAGCTGGTCCTACACCCTGGTCTTACCTATGCAGAGTTTGTACTCGATCAAATCTTTTCTGGGGTTTTCCAACCTCCCCTTCAATCACCAACCCGGAAGCAAGGATCGGAGAACAAAAAGTTAAAGCATTTTCAGAGGTCGGAGCCTCCTCCGTCATGAAATTATATCTTCGTAATGGAGATATAGTAGGCGCCGCGTTCCTTCTTTGATTTTGCATCTCTCAGTCGTGTCTTCAGCAAGGTCGGACCCTTCTTCAAATCCACATTGAAAGTAACCGAAGCTTCATCAGGAAACACACCGCTACTCATGAGCGAATCGCCAATTTCCATAACTGCCTTATCGGCACCCATAGGTTGTTCAGCGTCTTCGGGATAGCGGGAAAGTCGAACTTCGTAGGAGCCGTCCTGAACTACGTCCAATGACCAGAATCCGTTTACAAACAAATCGTCGTCCTCAACGAGCTCCATTTTCCATATCACGCCGCCTTCGGTCGGGTGCCAGTCACGCACCGTGAACTTGGTTGGGTTTTGCTCAGAGGCTCCAACGAAAAAAGGCGTAAACCTGGCTTCATGCGACATGACATCACTCCACCATTCGGAATAAGCAGATTCAAGTCTTGTCATCACTTCTGGATGCTCCCGAGCGACATCGTTCTTTTGCCCGGGATCTTTTTGAATTTCGTACAGTTCGTCGTCTACCAGTCGCCACCGTTCAGTGAGGATGGCCCGGGTAGGATAGGTTTGCTGTTTCAACTCCGCGCTGAACGGTACGGGTTGATCCGCATGCCTCGCGACAAAGAAAGTTCGGTCGGGCCAATCAGAAGATTTGCCCGCAAGCAGTGGAACAATACTTTGACCGTCGAACTTCACATGCTTGGGAGCTTCGAGCCCGCAAACTTCAATCAAGGTGGGCAACCAGTCATGATGCTTGGTTAAGTTTTCGACGGTTCGTCCAGAATCAAAGTGTCCTGGCCATCGAACAAAACAAGCAACTCTATGACCACCTTCGTAGGTGGATCCTTTCCATCCCCGCATACCGCCACTAAATCCCGGATGTCCATCTATGGGCCTGACTCCTCCGCCAGAACCATTGTCCCCCATAAATATGACGACCGTGTTTTCTTCTAATTGCTGTTCTTTCAACGAAGCCAGTAATATGCCCAGGGTTTCATCGAAGTTTTCCACCATGCCATAGAACTTTGATCGCGTTTCAGGCATGCCCATTTCGGAAAACCGCTTCCAATAATTTTCCGCTACAGTGAATGGACCATGCATCGCATTCAGTGGTAGATAGACAAAGAAAGGTTGATCTTTATTTTCATCAATAAACCGGAGGGTTTCCCTAAAGAAAATGTCCGTGCAATAACCATCAAACTTTTCCTGCACGCCATTACGGAAGTAGGAATCGTCGAAATAGTCGTTTCCGGTCGGATTACCAATTTCACCGACTCCCCCAGCCTTGTGACAGACCACATCGTCGAAACCACGATACTGCGGCGCGTAAGGATAGGTGTCTCCCAAATGCCACTTCCCAAACATTCCAGTGCGATAGCCTGACTGTTTAAACACCTGCGCCATGGTGACTTCGTCGGGATTCAGCAACTGCCGCCCCTCGGTTACCGCCCAGGCCCCCACTCGCAAACTGTGACGTCCGGTCATTAGTGCCGCCCGGGTTGGTGTGCATACCGGATCGACATGGTAATCCTCCAGCCGAACTCCATCCGCATAAAGACTATCCAGATGAGGCGTTTTCAACCAAGGATTCCCGTAGCAAGACATGTCACCATACCCTTGGTCGTCAGTGACAATCATGATTACGTTGGGTTTGGCATGAGCCAAGGAGAGAGCGCAAAGAAGGAATAGAAATCCGAAAAATGACTTCATAGTATTTTGAGGCAATGGAAGAATGTCGGGTATTGTCAGGCCAGCAATTCGTTGATGACCTGGCCTCCAAACTGGGACATCTGCTTATAACGACCGCCATGGAAATAGGTGAGCTTATTGTCATCGAGCCCAAGCAAGTGCAGTAAAGTTACGTGCAAGTCACGGATCGGGTGAACCACATCGACCGCCGAAATACCGAGCTCGTCGGTCGCTCCAACCACCGTGCCTTTTTTAACTCCGGCACCGGCCAGTAGCATGGTCATGGCATTGGCATTGTGGTCACGACCGAGTGAATACACTCCACCGCGTTTGTTGTTGTCAGGAGTACGTCCAAACTCACCGGTCCAGATAACCAGCGTATCTTCCAGCATGCCGCGCTGTTTTAAATCTTTAATTAAACCAGCCATGGGTTTATCCACACTGCGGATACGAGAGCTGTGACCTTCTTCCAGGTAATCGTGGCTATCCCAACCACCTGAAAAGATCTGCACAAAGCGAACGCCTTGCTCAACCAAACGGCGAGCCATGAGACATTGACGACCGAATACTTCGGTCTCTTTATCGTCCATACCATACATCTGACGGACGTGGTCAGGCTCACTCTTGAGATCCATCACTTCAGGAACTTCCATTTGCATGCGGTAGGCAAGTTCGTAGCTTTCCATGCGTGCATCAAGGGCTGCGTGCTCCGGATGCTTGGAGGCATGCATTTCGTTTAAGAAAGCCAGTTCATCGATAGTACGACGTTGGTGAGAACGCCCTTTGTTGGATTGCGACTTAAGATCCAGGATGGGTGATCCTTCCGGGCGCAGGCGGGTGCCTTGATAATGCGCCGGTAGAAATCCATTCGACCAATTACCACTTCCGCCTTGAGGCATAGCCAACTCGGTCATCACCACGTAACCGGGAAGGTTTTGATTCACAGAACCCAAACCATAGGTGGCCCATGCGCCAAGAGCAGGATCGCTTCCCAAACGACTCCCTGTGTTCATGTGGTAAAGTGCTTCCGGGTGATTAACCGATTCAGCCTGACAACCACGGTAATTACATAGCTCATCCGCAACTTCCGGATCCGCCATGTATTTCCACTGGTCACACATATCGATACCTGATTGGCCGACCTGGCGTGACTGGAACGGACTTCCCACAAAGAATTTAAAAGGATCCCCTTCTTTAGCCAGGGTTGATTCAGATTTGTGCAAACGCTGAAGTTCGGGCTTTGGATCGAAAGTATCCATGTGGCCGGGAGCACCTTCCATAAACAGCATGATCACACGCTTGGCCTTGGCCGGAATCATCGGATTCTTAGGAGCAAGCGGTCCGACCCCGGGGATTTTTACGCCGTCGGCGGCGAACATATCCGTCATGGCAACGGAACCCAGGGAGGCCCCAAGGCCGCATAAAAAGTTACGACGGGAAATGGGTGTCGAAAAAGGTCGGGAACAAAGGTCGTGTTTCATGATGTTTTTATTTGAAATATTTAAGCTGTAGGAGTTGATCCCGCGATTTTTCGATAGGCCTCAAAGCGATCGGGGCGTAAAGCCCCTCCTACGAGGTGGGTGTGGAGATTAGTAGACATAAACAAATTCATGACTGTTAAACAATACCAGGCAAAGATCAGCCAGTGCGCGGGTCTCGGGACTCACGTCGTTAGCTTTGGCATCGGGAATGTAATCTTTGAAGGCGGGAAGGATTTCAGTATACTCGAACGGCTTACCTGAAAACTCCTCGACGAGGGATCTTGTGATTTCCGTCGGGTATTCGACCGGCTTGGGTTCGAACTGCTGATGATACACCCGCATATCCTCAAGGTAATCAGTCATCCGGTCGATTTCCTTGCGAAACGGTTTGCGTCCCAACGCTATTTCAAAAGCACGGACTACCTGAGACTTCAACCGACTCGTCTCTTTCTCCAACCGCAGGGCAAATGCAATGGATCTATCCGTAACCACATCGCTATTCATCAGCGTGAAGGCCTGCGGAGAAACAGAGACCGAATCACGAACCTCGCAAGAGTCGTTCGGATTAGGTTGGTTAAACAACTCAAGGAAGGGGTCAGCCTGGCCGCGCACACGGTAAGCGTAAATGCTACGTCGATTCCGTTCCTCTGGTGTTTTTGAAGGTTGGTGAGCAGGAGCAAGCGAAAATTGAATCATACGGGGCTGAAGAGCAACCTCCATATTGATCTCCGGCATAATGGGAAGACCACCCATTTCGGTGTTTAGCTCGCCCGTAATAGCCAACATACCATCGCGCAATTCTTCGGCCGTAAGACGGCGCGGCTCATAGATAGCCAACAGATTATTGTCAGGATCTATCTCTCTGAGCTTCTCAAGTTGAGGGTGACTACCCGATTTTTGGTATGCATCTGACAGCATGATCTTACGGTGAATTGGTTTTAACTTCCATCCCCCTTCGACCAGTTCGGTTGCCAGGTAGTCCAATATTTTTGGATGAGTCGGTTTTCCTCCTTTGGCGCCAAAATTGTTTGGGTTACCGGCTACAGGTTTTCCAAAATGGTGCTGCCATAAACGGTTAACAATCGAACGCGTTGTGAGCTGATTCTTTGGATTGGCAACCCATTGCGCAAAAGCCAGGCGCCGTCCTTCCAAATCTTCTGTCACAACATAGGGATCTTCTCCGTCCTCATTGGCAGGAATCCCCAAGGCACTTAATACACCCGGTGCAACCTGTTGACCTTGAGCAGTCAAGGCACCTCCGGTAAGAATAAAGCTTTCCAGCTTTGTATCCGGTTCATCTTCCTTAATCCGGAGCTTCTTGGCATTCATCCCTTTAAAACTGGCTCCGTTATAAACACTTTGAACCATGGGCTCGAAACGTTCCTTTCGACGGTTCCATATCCAATCATCCTGCTGACGAACCTTCAGTTTGCCTTCATCAACATAATCGAGACCAATGTTACGAGGTGGTTTCACATCGTCGTCCAGGCTCTTGCGATCATCGGCGTTGATATATTCAAGTCCCCGTTCCTCAAACCAGATTTTTGCTGCTGCTTCCTGCTTCTCCTTCAATGCGTTCATTCGTTCGGAAGCGAAGCTATGCATAAGATCTACAAACCCTTTCCCTTCATCCATGCCAGCCATACTTTCTTCGGGAAGATATCTAGCCGGGCGTTCAGCCAATTGAGTCCCGGCAAAGGTGGCATACATGCGATAGTAGTCCTTGGTCGGCAAAGGATCGAACTTGTGGTCATGGCACTTGAAGCAACGCATGGTTGTGGACAAGAAAGTCTGTCCGACTGAATTCACAATATCATCGAGATAAATCTGACGTGCTTCAGGCAACGGCACCATGGCTGTATCAAAAGCACCCATCCGAAGAAAACCGGTCGCAATCATCCATTCAGTTTCTTGCTCAGTATAATCTCCCCCTTTGTGAATTTTAGCCATCGCATCCTCCTCAGCCATACGTTTACGAACAGATTCGTTTGCCATTTCATCTCCGGCCAATTGTTCCATAACAAACTGGTCGTAGGGTTTGTCTTCATTGAAGGCACGAATCACATAGTCGCGATAACGCCAGGCATTAGACTTTTCGTAATCATTGGCCATGCCACCGGTATCGGAGTAACGTGCCACATCCAACCAATGTTGTCCCCAACGTTCTCCATATCGTGGACTTTCCAAAAGTCTATCAACGAGTTCTCCCCAAGCCATTTCGGGATTTTTCTTATCCGCCCGAATGAAAGCAGTCACCTCTTCCGGCGTTGGCGG of Verrucomicrobiota bacterium contains these proteins:
- a CDS encoding DUF1501 domain-containing protein — its product is MKHDLCSRPFSTPISRRNFLCGLGASLGSVAMTDMFAADGVKIPGVGPLAPKNPMIPAKAKRVIMLFMEGAPGHMDTFDPKPELQRLHKSESTLAKEGDPFKFFVGSPFQSRQVGQSGIDMCDQWKYMADPEVADELCNYRGCQAESVNHPEALYHMNTGSRLGSDPALGAWATYGLGSVNQNLPGYVVMTELAMPQGGSGNWSNGFLPAHYQGTRLRPEGSPILDLKSQSNKGRSHQRRTIDELAFLNEMHASKHPEHAALDARMESYELAYRMQMEVPEVMDLKSEPDHVRQMYGMDDKETEVFGRQCLMARRLVEQGVRFVQIFSGGWDSHDYLEEGHSSRIRSVDKPMAGLIKDLKQRGMLEDTLVIWTGEFGRTPDNNKRGGVYSLGRDHNANAMTMLLAGAGVKKGTVVGATDELGISAVDVVHPIRDLHVTLLHLLGLDDNKLTYFHGGRYKQMSQFGGQVINELLA
- a CDS encoding PSD1 and planctomycete cytochrome C domain-containing protein; its protein translation is MNKTFPNIPQLKRIVSSILVGMAWLSLAQADDEIDRLFTLKVLPVLSEKCFGCHGDDPEEIEGGLVMHTLEDILFGGDGFDNVLVPGDAAESFMITAVKWKDPDYEMPPKENDRLTPAQIADLETWINAGAPWASEERQAEIRLAEQHVDENEDGILWTTSGGLGDEWTYRRYKKDEMWSFHPVEKPALVKTDSPIDGFIEEKLDAAGFKPAKKADALTRIRRATWDLTGLPPTPEEVTAFIRADKKNPEMAWGELVDRLLESPRYGERWGQHWLDVARYSDTGGMANDYEKSNAWRYRDYVIRAFNEDKPYDQFVMEQLAGDEMANESVRKRMAEEDAMAKIHKGGDYTEQETEWMIATGFLRMGAFDTAMVPLPEARQIYLDDIVNSVGQTFLSTTMRCFKCHDHKFDPLPTKDYYRMYATFAGTQLAERPARYLPEESMAGMDEGKGFVDLMHSFASERMNALKEKQEAAAKIWFEERGLEYINADDRKSLDDDVKPPRNIGLDYVDEGKLKVRQQDDWIWNRRKERFEPMVQSVYNGASFKGMNAKKLRIKEDEPDTKLESFILTGGALTAQGQQVAPGVLSALGIPANEDGEDPYVVTEDLEGRRLAFAQWVANPKNQLTTRSIVNRLWQHHFGKPVAGNPNNFGAKGGKPTHPKILDYLATELVEGGWKLKPIHRKIMLSDAYQKSGSHPQLEKLREIDPDNNLLAIYEPRRLTAEELRDGMLAITGELNTEMGGLPIMPEINMEVALQPRMIQFSLAPAHQPSKTPEERNRRSIYAYRVRGQADPFLELFNQPNPNDSCEVRDSVSVSPQAFTLMNSDVVTDRSIAFALRLEKETSRLKSQVVRAFEIALGRKPFRKEIDRMTDYLEDMRVYHQQFEPKPVEYPTEITRSLVEEFSGKPFEYTEILPAFKDYIPDAKANDVSPETRALADLCLVLFNSHEFVYVY
- a CDS encoding arylsulfatase is translated as MKSFFGFLFLLCALSLAHAKPNVIMIVTDDQGYGDMSCYGNPWLKTPHLDSLYADGVRLEDYHVDPVCTPTRAALMTGRHSLRVGAWAVTEGRQLLNPDEVTMAQVFKQSGYRTGMFGKWHLGDTYPYAPQYRGFDDVVCHKAGGVGEIGNPTGNDYFDDSYFRNGVQEKFDGYCTDIFFRETLRFIDENKDQPFFVYLPLNAMHGPFTVAENYWKRFSEMGMPETRSKFYGMVENFDETLGILLASLKEQQLEENTVVIFMGDNGSGGGVRPIDGHPGFSGGMRGWKGSTYEGGHRVACFVRWPGHFDSGRTVENLTKHHDWLPTLIEVCGLEAPKHVKFDGQSIVPLLAGKSSDWPDRTFFVARHADQPVPFSAELKQQTYPTRAILTERWRLVDDELYEIQKDPGQKNDVAREHPEVMTRLESAYSEWWSDVMSHEARFTPFFVGASEQNPTKFTVRDWHPTEGGVIWKMELVEDDDLFVNGFWSLDVVQDGSYEVRLSRYPEDAEQPMGADKAVMEIGDSLMSSGVFPDEASVTFNVDLKKGPTLLKTRLRDAKSKKERGAYYISITKI